In Thunnus thynnus chromosome 13, fThuThy2.1, whole genome shotgun sequence, the following proteins share a genomic window:
- the LOC137195435 gene encoding SLAIN motif-containing protein-like: protein MELQDQVRSDWGHYFCNQPPVEFGTSANHHLFHGELLSSSVRSEGNSALIWTDTEPTRVKSCNGRSFAMDARIRLDHLKSRSNSPSPCCSMDGTLYNYQKDLWDGEMQEMQSVLDSVELLDLEDNVEDEESWLYEPPKKQEFAERSESALRWCRHVLDNPSPQMEAARHLLMNRLDQRSSTSSSRRFYRCPAVFDQTGNASGGSSMGKTSVNTHNNSDSLDNNELSISNDFITTSYRLQDITDVHIMARIQEASLRQDYVSTPASPRNPESQVKKKVDVDDFTPGNTTESSFSSCWQPRLSSPCQSPAPSAKQSCQSPKLARLHQQVTQFKLLKLAQNQASPPGRTRSPLRTSLRSLQAVRNSRSLDTDDCHPDDQITYSPPGESSARMGMSCWSSSPSAASMSSNVSLHSVRDSSVRLTAIKKLQRSQSLSPSRIPHRGHLSSHGRVFATHLLPQATTVAWGRDMPFTQR, encoded by the exons ATGGAACTCCAAGACCAAGTGAGGAGCGATTGGGGCCACTATTTTTGCAATCAGCCACCAGTGGAGTTTGGTACAAGTGCAAACCATCATCTTTTTCACGGTGAGTTGttaagcagctctgtgaggtcGGAGGGCAACTCAGCCCTCATCTGGACTGACACTGAACCAACTAGAGTCAAGAGTTGCAACGGCCGCTCATTCGCCATGGATGCTAGAATAAGACTAGATCATTTGAAGTCTAGGTCGAATTCACCGTCGCCTTGCTGTTCTATGGATGGGACGTTGTACAACTATCAAAAAGACCTCTGGGACGGTGAGATGCAAGAGATGCAGTCTGTTTTGGACTCTGTGGAGCTCCTTGACTTAGAAGACAATGTGGAGGATGAAGAAAGCTG GTTATATGAGCCTCCAAAGAAGCAGGAGTTTGCGGAGAGATCCGAGTCTGCTCTCAGATGGTGTCGACATGTCCTGGATAACCCCAGTCCTCAGATGGAGGCAGCGCGTCATCTGCTAATGAACAGGCTGGATCAAA GATCAAGCACCTCCAGCAGCCGTCGCTTCTACAGATGTCCTGCAGTTTTCGATCAAACTGGCAACGCGTCTGGAGGCTCTTCTATGGGCAAAAcatctgtcaacacacacaacaactcTGACAGTTTAg ATAACAATGAGCTGAGCATCTCCAATGACTTCATAACCACAAGCTACAGACTGCAGGACATCACAGATGTCCACATTATGGCCCGTATACAGGAAGCCA GTTTACGACAGGATTATGTTTCCACGCCTGCCTCACCCAGAAACCCTGAGtcacaagtgaaaaaaaaggttgatgTCGATGACTTCACTCCAGGAAATACAACCGAGAGCTCATTTTCCTCTTGTTGGCAGCCTCGCCTGTCGTCCCCTTGCCAGTCACCAGCACCATCAGCTAAGCAGAGCTGCCAAAGTCCAAAACTGGCCAGACTTCACCAGCAAGTCACTCAGTTCAAGCTGCTGAAACTTGCTCAGAATCAAG CATCACCACCAGGCAGGACCAGGTCACCTCTGCGGACCAGCCTCCGCTCCCTCCAGGCTGTTAGAAACAGCCGAAGTTTAGACACCGATGACTGCCACCCCGATGATCAAATCACCTACTCTCCACCAG GTGAGTCCTCTGCCAGAATGGGGATGAGTTGCTGGTCGTCATCACCTTCTGCAGCATCTATGAGCTCCAATGTCTCATTGCACTCAGTGAGAGACTCCTCAGTCCGGTTGACGGCCATAAAGAAACTGCAGAGGTCTCAGTCTCTCAGCCCCAGCAGGATCCCTCACAGGGGACATCTGTCTTCTCATGGACGTGTTTTTGCCACACACCTTTTGCCCCAAGCTACCACTGTAGCTTGGGGCAGAGATATGCCATTCACCCAAAGATGA
- the slc6a7 gene encoding sodium-dependent proline transporter, producing the protein MQDESGKAAPGSPANTAQNSLHLNGHTVTQNGHNQTATPALQPQSESPPPSRVPSPPVTVPREQWGGKYEFLLSCIGYCVGLGNVWRFPYLCYRNGGGVFLIPYFIMLFVTGVPLFLMELSLGQYGAAGPITVWKCCPLLKGIGIGMLCVSTLVCLYYNVIIAWTFYYLGSSFQSPLPWSCDAIANAALCNGTSVNSSTGKILSPTEHFWNERVLGVVNSKGLHDPGPVRWPLALCLLAAWIIIFLCMLKGIRSSGKVVYVTATFPYFVLIVLIIRGATLEGSLQGIAFYLTPEWSRLANAQVWNDAASQIFYSLGIGVGGLLSMASYNKFDNNVIRDTIIITTGNCSTSFFAGFAIFSILGHMAWRKGVPVGKVADTGPGLAFVAYPEALALLPGSVFWSILFFLMLFMLGIDTLFGNMEGITTAVLDEFPHLRANALHKSLFLGALCFCFYLMGLLLVTDGGIYWFTLIDSFSTSFGLIIITLFMCIGISFFYGVNQFCKDIIDMICHCPPWCTKVLLYFKACWVFFTPFLLLFILTYIFIEMYNTPLHYGSYVYPRWGKALGVCMGATCCLQILIWAIVAISKETGTLKDRFQKSIRPLNSWRVNNLNSTQRVEERVEPDRVEAPFTVTLTDMDFTAMRWDMGSEA; encoded by the exons ATGCAGGACGAAAGCGGCAAAGCAGCACCCGGGAGCCCCGCAAACACAGCGCAG AATTCGCTACATTTGAACGGACATACTGTCACTCAAAATGGCCACAACCAAACAGCTACACCTGCACTGCAGCCGCAGTCTGAATCGCCACCCCCGAGTCGTGTGCCCAGTCCGCCCGTGACCGTCCCAAGGGAGCAGTGGGGTGGCAAGTACGAGTTCCTGCTCTCCTGTATCGGATACTGCGTGGGACTGGGCAACGTGTGGCGGTTCCCATACCTTTGTTACCGCAATGGAGGAG GTGTGTTTCTCATCCCCTACTTCATCATGCTGTTTGTTACGGGTGTCCCGCTCTTCCTCATGGAGCTGAGTTTAGGCCAGTACGGAGCAGCTGGACCCATCACTGTGTGGAAATGCTGCCCTCTGCTCAAAG GTATCGGCATCGGGATGCTGTGTGTGTCCACGCTGGTGTGTCTCTACTATAATGTCATTATAGCGTGGACGTTTTACTACCTGGGCAGCTCATTCCAGAGCCCTCTGCCTTGGTCCTGTGATGCTATAGCCAACGCTGCTCTCTGTAACGGCACCTCTGTAAATAGCTCCACTGGTAAAATCCTCAGCCCCACAGAACACTTCTGGAA TGAGCGTGTGCTGGGTGTAGTAAACAGTAAAGGCCTTCATGACCCGGGCCCTGTTCGGTGGCCCTTGGCCCTCTGCCTCCTGGCAGCCTGGATCATCATCTTCCTGTGTATGCTCAAGGGCATCCGCAGCTCTGGCAAG gtgGTTTATGTAACAGCTACCTTCCCATACTTTGTACTCATCGTTTTGATCATCAGAGGTGCTACACTGGAGGGCTCTCTTCAGGGCATTGCTTTCTACCTCACACCAGAGTGGAGCCGATTAGCCAATGCACAG GTGTGGAACGATGCAGCCTCACAGATCTTCTACTCATTAGGTATTGGAGTTGGAGGGCTGCTTTCTATGGCCTCTTACAATAAGTTTGACAACAATGTCATCAG GGACACTATCATTATCACAACAGGAAACTGCAGCACCAGCTTCTTTGCAGGATTTGCTATTTTCTCAATTCTGGGTCACATGGCATGGAGGAAGGGAGTGCCTGTTGGGAAGGTGGCGGATACAG GTCCTGGGTTGGCCTTTGTTGCTTACCCAGAGGCCCTTGCTCTGCTGCCAGGCTCCGTGTTCTGGTCcattctcttcttcctcatgCTCTTCATGCTGGGGATAGATACACTG TTTGGCAACATGGAGGGCATCACTACTGCCGTGCTGGATGAGTTTCCGCATCTAAGAGCGAACGCGCTGCACAAGTCCTTGTTCCTGGGCGCTCTGTGTTTTTGCTTCTACCTGATGGGTCTCCTGTTAGTCActgat GGAGGGATTTACTGGTTCACTCTCATTGACTCCTTCAGCACTAGTTTCggcctcatcatcatcaccctCTTCATGTGCATTGGCATCTCCTTCTTCTATG GAGTCAACCAGTTTTGTAAAGACATCATTGACATGATCTGTCACTGCCCTCCCTGGTGCACCAAAGTGCTGCTTTACTTCAAAGCATGCTGGGTTTTCTTCACTCCGTTTCTTCTGCTG TTCATCCTGACCTACATCTTCATTGAGATGTACAACACGCCGCTGCACTACGGCTCCTATGTGTATCCACGGTGGGGCAAAGCGCTGGGGGTGTGCATGGGCGCGACCTGCTGTCTGCAGATCCTCATCTGGGCCATTGTGGCCATCAGCAAGGAAACTGGAACTCTGAAAGAT cgttTCCAGAAATCGATTCGACCTCTAAATTCCTGGAGGGTGAACAACTTGAACAGCACTCAGAGAGTGGAGGAGCGCGTGGAGCCAGACAGAGTGGAGGCTCCGTTCACCGTCACTCTCACAGACATGGACTTTACCGCGATGAGGTGGGACATGGGAAGCGAGGCGTGA